In Mytilus edulis chromosome 13, xbMytEdul2.2, whole genome shotgun sequence, a single window of DNA contains:
- the LOC139499998 gene encoding uncharacterized protein — translation MCIMKSFQDFLQKNFRNSRASCNGEANLLINHNFTSCKGTQTTTESSPLSVTTEYSARTTESTTGIINTEVIFLSSGGGILFLLSAAIACFCARKKYKRGNLTRNVNNHDDNVDRRAESSPNASTNRGSDAQYEEIEEIEMSAVIVSPLEQRNLTDGDISSDSSADGIQVDEERRRNITNVYQSLQRSSLNESRLYSSLKSLHLEEIVDEPI, via the exons ATGTGTATAATGAAAAGCTTCCAGGATTTTCTTCAAAAGAACTTTAGGAATTCCCGTGCAAGTTGCAATGGCGAAGCAAACCTGTTAATTAACCATAACTTCACCAGCTGCAAAG GTACACAAACGACAACAGAATCCTCTCCATTGTCTGTTACTACAGAGTATTCAGCACGTACAACAGAAAGTACAACAG GTATAATAAATACAGAAGTTATCTTTTTATCTAGTGGAGGTGGCATTTTATTCCTTCTCAGTGCTGCTATCGCTTGCTTTTGCGCtcgtaaaaaatataaaagaggaAACTTAACCCGAAACGTTAATAACCACGACGATAATGTTGACCGTCGAGCAGAAAGCAGTCCAAATGCGTCCACAAATAGAGGGAGCGATGCACAATATGAGGAAATTGAGGAAATCGAAATGTCAGCTGTCATTGTATCACCATTAGAACAAAGAAATCTAACTGATGGTGATATATCAAGTGATTCGTCGGCGGACGGGATTCAGGTGGACGAGGAGAGAAGAAGGAACATTACAAATGTTTATCAATCATTACAAAGGAGTAGTCTTAACGAATCGAGACTTTATTCGAGTCTTAAAAGTCTTCATCTGGAAGAAATAGTGGATGAACCtatctaa